A portion of the Sabethes cyaneus chromosome 3, idSabCyanKW18_F2, whole genome shotgun sequence genome contains these proteins:
- the LOC128742180 gene encoding dihydrofolate reductase has protein sequence MKKINLIAAVCENGGIGIKGDLPWKLKKELKYFSRVTKKVSNPSKRNAIIMGRKTYFGVPENKRPLPERLNIVLTGDPSANSYPSEVVVCCSMQEALNKLDTAPLSEEIENIWVVGGSAVYKEAMNSARCHRIYLTEIKKTFECDTFFPELSKQFKIVENDEDVPREIQEENGLEYQYKIYEKC, from the exons atgaaaaaaattaatttaatagcTGCCGTTTGTGAAAACGGCGGGATCGGCATCAAAGGTGATTTACCATGGAAATTAAA gaaggaattaaaatatttttcaagagTGACTAAAAAGGTTAGCAATCCTTCTAAACGTAACGCAATAATTATGGGACGAAAGACATATTTTGGTGTTCCAGAAAATAAACGTCCTTTGCCGGAGCGATTAAATATTGTTCTGACTGGAGATCCTAGCGCCAATTCATATCCCAGTGAAGTCGTTGTTTGTTGTAGTATGCAAGAAGCCTTGAATAAGCTCGATACGGCTCCTCTATCCGAAGAAATCGAAAATATTTGGGTTGTTGGAGGATCCGCTGTTTACAAAGAGGCAATGAATTCTGCTAGATGTCATCGAATTTATTTAACGGAAATCAAAAAAACGTTTGAGTGTGATACCTTTTTCCCAGAGCTTTCGAAACAATTTAAAATAGTGGAGAATGATGAGGATGTCCCTCGCGAGATCCAAGAAGAAAACGGATTggaatatcaatataaaatttacgAGAAGTGTTGA
- the LOC128742181 gene encoding succinate dehydrogenase assembly factor 3, mitochondrial, translating into MHVNRVRMLYKAILKLHRGLPEELHSLGDQYVKEEFRRHKTCSVKEAKLFMEEWTDYAISLANQLHHKGRPRTIEHIGKDLNVNKLDNFNDQQIAQLYELLLASRGSDNSQE; encoded by the exons ATGCATGTTAATCGTGTTCGAATGCTATATAAAGCGATTCTCAAACTCCATAGAG GTTTACCAGAAGAGCTGCATTCTCTTGGAGATCAATATGTGAAAGAAGAATTTCGACGACATAAAACATGTTCCGTTAAAGAAGCTAAACTTTTTATGGAGGAGTGGACG gattaCGCGATTTCCTTGGCTAATCAGCTACATCATAAAGGAAGGCCGAGAACAATTGAACACATCGGAAAAGATTTGAATGTAAACAAGCTAGACAATTTCAACGACCAACAAATTGCTCAGTTGTACGAGTTACTATTAGCTTCTAGAGGTAGTGATAACAGTCAAGAATAG